Proteins from a single region of Palaemon carinicauda isolate YSFRI2023 chromosome 1, ASM3689809v2, whole genome shotgun sequence:
- the Mnat9 gene encoding alpha/beta-tubulin-N-acetyltransferase 9 translates to MKQVRNWEANTDFVGLVYSIMKINGKTQLMGDKVILVPYKKSHVKKYHEWMQSPRLQELTASEPLSEEEEYEMQKSWYEDDNKCTFIILDKKCFEETRSEEQSMIGDTNLYLSNDEEKTIAEGEIMIAETAFVGKKRGWEAMLLMFRYGVEFLGIAKYQVKIGLSNTPSICMFKKMNFNTVSESKVFNEITMESEVNETWKTWLTESTKQFSVLPHTNEDLE, encoded by the exons ATGAAACAAGTTAGGAATTGGGAGGCAAACACAGACTTTGTGG GACTGGTATACAGTATTATGAAGATTAATGGCAAAACCCAGTTAATGGGCGACAAAGTAATCCTCGTACCCTACAAGAAATCCCATGTTAAAAAGTATCACGAGTGGATGCAGTCACCAAGATTGCAGGAACTTACTGCATCCGAACCTCTTTCTGAAGAGGAAGAGTATGAGATGCAGAAGTCTTGGTATGAAGATGATAATAAATGCACATTTATTATATTGGACAAAAAATGCTTTGAAGAAACAAGATCTGAAGAGCAATCCATGATAGGTGATACTAACCTTTACCTTTCTAATGATGAAGAAAAAACTATAGCAGAAGGTGAGATAATGATAGCAGAAACAGCCTTTGTAGGAAAGAAGCGAGGTTGGGAAGCAATGCTTCTTATGTTCCGGTATGGAGTGGAATTTTTAGGAATAGCAAAGTATCAAGTGAAAATTGGTTTGTCAAATACTCCAAGTATTTGTATGTTCAAGAAAATGAATTTCAATACTGTGTCCGAGTCAAAAGTGTTTAATGAAATCACGATGGAAAGTGAAGTGAACGAGACATGGAAAACATGGTTAACTGAGAGCACTAAACAATTTTCTGTATTGCCACATACGAATGAAGACTTAGAATGA